From a single Notolabrus celidotus isolate fNotCel1 chromosome 7, fNotCel1.pri, whole genome shotgun sequence genomic region:
- the LOC117815390 gene encoding arachidonate 15-lipoxygenase B-like, whose translation MVPGCPTLQPPCNFLPPTKKGKSSEATMLQTLPDVNVTVHGIAVMHLLSKQSTDFVPLGHYPDQRFCEEIPCKLIEGFQGELEVLSEVIKVRNESLDLPYTYMALTVVENSVAL comes from the exons ATGGTGCCTGGATGCCCAACACTCCAACCTCCATGCAACTTCCTTCCACCAACCAAGAAGGGGAAATCAAGCGAGGCCACCATGCTGCAGACCCTCCCTGACGTCAACGTGACAGTTCATGGAATAGCCGTCATGCATCTTCTCAGCAAGCAGTCCACTGACTTT GTCCCTCTGGGCCACTACCCAGACCAGCGCTTCTGTGAGGAGATTCCCTGCAAGCTGATTGAGGGCTTTCAAGGAGAGCTTGAAGTGCTAAGTGAAGTCATCAAAGTCAGAAACGAGAGTCTGGATCTCCCATACACATACATGGCGCTGACTGTGGTGGAAAACAGTGTGGCTCTTTGA